Genomic window (Croceicoccus sp. Ery15):
TCGACCGTGATCCATGCCGTCCGCCTGATCGAGGATTTGCGCACGCGCGATGCCGATATGGACGGCGATGTGCGCAGCCTGCTGCGTCAGCTGGAAAGCTGAACCCGCCAGTTGCACGAATGACGGGGGCGGTGCTCGCAATCGGCGGGTGCCGCCCCTATTTCATGTGCCTTATGCCTTTGTCCGCCCATGCCTGAACTTCCCGAAGTCGAAACCACGATCCGCGGCCTTGCCGGTTTTCTGGAAGGCGAGACGATCGCGCGTATTGCGGTCAACCGCCCCGATCTGCGCCGCCCGTTCCCGCCCGAACTGGTGCAGGTGATGACGGGCGCGGTGGTGACGCATCTGTCGCGCCGCGCGAAATACGGGCTGATCCATCTGGATCGGGATCAGACCGCGATCTTCCATCTGGGGATGAGCGGCCGCTGGCGGATCGACCCCGCCGAAATCGGCAAGCACGATCATCTGGTGCTGGAAACGGGGGCCGGACATGTTCTTGCCCTGAACGATGCGCGGCGTTTCGGCTCGGTCGATCTGGTCGCGGGCGATCCGCTGACGGCATTCGCCCCCTTTGCCGCCATGGGCCCCGAACCGCTCGGCCCCGATTTTACCCCCGCCTATCTGAAGGCTGCGCTGGCGGGCAAGGTTCCGGCGATCAAGCTGGCCCTGCTGGACCAGCGGATCGTGGCAGGCCTGGGCAATATCTATGTGTGCGAGGCGCTGCACCGCGCCGGTATCCGCCCCGACAAGCCCGCAGGCCGCGTGTCTCTGCCCAAGCTCAGGCTGCTGGTCCCCGCGATCCGCGATGTGCTGGGCGAATCGATCGCGGCAGGCGGATCGTCGATGCGCGATTATGCGCGGCCCGATGGCGAGCTGGGCTATTTCGCGGCCAGCTGGCGCGTTTACGGGCGCGAGGGGCAGCCATGCCATTGCGGCGGCACGGTCGAGCGATTCGTGCAGGGCGGGCGATCCACGTTCTGGTGCCGCCAATGCCAGCGCTGAATCGCACCGCTTTTCCTTTGCCCCGGGCAGATTAGGCCCTAAACCGCCCGCCATGACGGATATCAGCCCCAAAACCGCCTCTTTCGGCTATGAGGAAATCCCCGAAGACGAAAAAATCGCCCGCGTCGGCGCGGTGTTTTCGGGAGTGGCCAAAAAATACGACATCATGAACGATGCCATGTCGGGCGGCATGCACCGGTTGTGGAAGGACCGTTTCGTGCGCCGCGTCAAACCGCGCGGCGGCGAACGTATTCTCGATATGGCGGGCGGCACCGGCGACATCGCGTTTCGCATGGCCGATTCGGGCGCGGAAATTACCGTGTCCGACATTAATCAGGACATGCTGGACGTCGGCCTCGAACGCGCGGTGAAGCGGGGCCTTAATGATTTCGTCTGGTCGTGCCAGAATGCCGAGGCGCTGTCGTTTCCGGATCGCAGTTTCGATGCCTATACGATCGCCTTCGGCATTCGCAACGTCACCCATATCGACCGCGCTTTGGCCGAGGCGTGTCGCGTGCTGAAACATGGCGGGCGATTCTTTTGCCTTGAATTTTCGACCACCGAATGGCCGGGTTTCAAGGAAATCTACGATCAATATTCGCACAGGCTCGTGCCCCAGATCGGCAAGATGATCGCAGGGGACGAGGACAGCTATCGCTATCTGATCGAATCGATCCGCCGCTTTCCGACCATGCCCGAATTTGAACGCATGATCCGCGAAGCGGGTTTCGTGCAGACGAAGGTAGAGCCGATCATGGGCGGGCTGGTCGCGATCCATTCGGGCTGGAAGATTTAAGAAGCCCGTGACCAAACCCGCCACCCATATCTACCGCCTCCTCAAATGGGGCCGCATCCTTGCGCGGCACGGCGCGTTGCGCATTGTCGAGGATCATCCGCAAACACCCGGCCCCGTCCGCCGCCTGTGCCGGATCGCGCGCTTCGGGACGATCCAGCCCAAACAGCCCCAATATGCCGAGGCGTTTCAGGACATCGGCCCCGCCGCGATCAAGCTGGGCCAGACGCTGGCCACCCGCCCCGATCTGGTGGGCGAGGAAGCCGCGCGCGATTTGCTGACATTGCAGGATTCGCTGCCGCCCGTGCCGTTCGACCGGATCGCCGCCGCGATCGAGGCGAGCTTCGAGCGGCCATGGACCGATCTGTTCGATTCAATCGGGGAAACGCCCGTCGGCGCGGCCAGCATCGCGCAGGTGCATCGCGCCATCACCAAGGACGGCCGCACCGTCGCCGTCAAAGTGCTGCGTCCCGGCATTCGCGAACAGTTCAGCCGCGACATCGACACCTATGAATGGGCAGCCGCCCATCTGGAAGCATTGGGCGGAGAGGCGAAACGCCTGCGCCCGCGCCTGACCATCGCCAATTTCAAGCGCTGGACCAATCGGGAGCTGGATTTGCGGCGCGAGGCGGCAAGTGCGTCGGAACTGGCCGAATCGATGCATGCGGTGGCGGGCTTCGCCGTGCCCGGGATCGACTGGGACCGCACCAATGGCCGCGTGATGACGATCGAATGGATCGACGGCATCAAGATGTCGGACCGCGAAGCCTTGCTGGCTGCGGGTCATGACTTGCAGGATATCGCGCAAAGGCTGGTGCTGGCGTTCCTGCGGCAGGCCATCAGCGGCGGATTTTTCCATGCCGATATGCATCAGGGCAATCTGTTCGTGCAGGCCGACGGCACCATCGTCGCCATCGATTTCGGCATCATGGGCCGCATCGACCGGCGTGCGCGGGCGTGGCTGGCGGAAATCCTCTATGGGCTGACCACGGGCAATTACCGCCGCGTGGCCGAAATCCATTTCGAGGCGCAATATGTGCCCAGCCACCATTCGGTCGACGAATTCGCCACGGCCCTGCGCGCCGTGGGCGAACCGATGCGCGGCAAGCCGGTAAGCGAGCTGAGCGTCGGCCAGATGCTTGACGGGCTGTTCGCGATCACGCGCGATTTCGACATGCAGACGCAGCCGCATCTGTTGCTGCTGCAAAAGACCATGGTGATGGTAGAGGGGATCGCCACCCAGCTGTATCCCGGCATCAACCTGTGGGATGTCGCCGCGCCCTTCGTGCGCGAATGGATCCGCGACGAGCTGGGACCGGAGGCCGCGATTGCCGAACGCATCCGCACCGACACCCAGACATTGCTGCGCATCCCCGACCTTGTCCGCCGGATCGAAGAGCAGTTTCCGGCCAAGGGCGGCGCGCCCGAACCGCCGCCGCTGACCGATGTGGAGCTGATCTGGGAACGCCGCGCGCGCAAGAAGGTGCAGGGCGGCGCATCGCCGATGCCCTATGCGCTGGGTGCTGGCATCGGCGGCGCGGCGGTCTATGCTGCGATGATGATGGGCTGGATCGGATAGGAGCGAACAGGTGGCACCGCGAAAGATCCTGCTGATCGTCGGTGGCGGCATCGCGGCCTATAAGGCATGCGAGCTGGTTCGCCTGATCCGTAAAGGCGGCGCGGAGGTGACCTGCGTGGTCACCGAAGGCGGCCAGCATTTCGTGACTCCGATGACGCTGGCGGCCCTGTCGGAAAAGCCCGTTTACACCACCTTGTGGGACCTGAAGAACGAGGCGGAGATGGGCCATATCCAGCTGAGCCGCGAGGCCGATCTGGTGGTGGTCTGCCCCGCGACGGCCGATCTGATGGCCAAGATGGCGGCGGGGATCGCCGATGACCTTGCCACCACGCTGCTGCTGGCCACCGACAAGCCGGTGATGGCCGTGCCCGCGATGAATGTGCGCATGTGGGACCATCCCGCCACGCGCCGCAATGTCGCGCAATTGCGCGCCGACGGGGTGACGGTTCTGGAGCCCGACGAAGGGCCGATGGCCTGCGGCGAATTCGGCGCGGGCCGCTTGCCCGAGCCGGAAGCGATCTGGCAGGCGATCACCCGTTCCGGGGAAGTCGATCCGCTGATGGGCCAGCCCGACTTCGCGGGCGAAACGCATCGTTCGTTGCATGGTCGCCACGTCCTCGTCACCGCGGGCCCCACGCATGAGCCGATCGACCCCGTCCGCTATATCGCCAACCGGTCGAGCGGGAAGCAGGGCTTTGCCATTGCCGCTGCCGCTGCCGCGGCGGGGGCGCAGGTGACGCTGATCGCGGGGCCGGTGCATCTGGAAACCCCGCCGGGCGTCGACCGCTATGACGTCGAATCGGCGGTCGAAATGCTGGAAGCGGTGGAACAGGCGCTGCCTGCCGATGTGGCGATCATGGTCGCCGCCGTCGCGGACTGGCGCGCGGCCGACCGTTCGGCGCAAAAGATCAAGAAGGACGGTTCGGGTCAGGTCCCGCCGCTGCCGCTGACCGTGAACCCCGATATTCTGGCCAGCGTCGCCGCATCGCCCGCCCGCCCGCATCTGCTGATCGGTTTTGCAGCCGAAACCGACCATGTCGTCAGCCATGCGCAGGCCAAGCGGCTGCGCAAGGGCGCGGACTGGATCGTCGCCAATGACGTATCTGGCCCGCCCGGAAGCAGCGTGATGGGGGGCGACAGCAACACGGTCCATCTTGTCACCGGCGACGGGGTAGAGGACTGGCCCGCCATGCCCAAGGACAAGGTTGCCGCCGCCTTGGTCGAGCGGATTGCCGCGCATTGCAACAAGGACGCCGAATGATGAAGCCGCACGACCCCGTACCCGTTCCCGTGATGCGCCTGCCCGGCAATGACGATCTGCCGCTGCCGTCCTATGCGACCGAGGGTGCGGCGGGGATGGATGTGATTTCCGCCGAGGACTGGATCATCGCGCCCGGAGAGCGTGTGGCCGTCGCCACCGGCCTCGCCGTCGCCATTCCCGAGGGGTTCGAGATCCAGATCCGCCCGCGTTCGGGGCTGGCGCTGAAGCACGGGATTACCGTGCCCAATACGCCGGGCACTATCGATTCGGATTATCGCGGCGAGCTGAAGGTGATCCTGATCAACCACGGTCAGGAACCCTATGAGGTGCAGCGCGGCGACCGGATCGCGCAAGCGGTGCTGAGCCCTGTGGTGCGCGCCAGCTGGCTGAAGGTGGAGCATCTGGACGAGACGAAGCGCGGTGCAGGCGGTTTCGGCTCCACCGGTTTCGGTTCGGCGGAAGTCAGCCCGATCAAGGGCGATCAGGGCTAGATTTTGCCAAAAGGCCCGGCCGCCCCTCAGTAACGTCGGCCCTGCGCCCTTCTCTCTGACGCTGGGGCCCAACGGCCGGGCAAGTCATGCGGGGCGGGTGTGGCCTCATAACAGATGAGTCCGCCCCGAGGGAAACGCTTCGCCCCGACGCATGAGGCCGTCGGGGGCGAATCGCCCTGCTTTTATAGGAAATGCGCGCTTTCCCGACCCTGAACGGCCAGAATGCGGGGAACGGTCAGGATAAACGGGCAGGTTATCCGGCGCGATCAGTCCAGCGAGCGGACTTTCTTCGACCCGTCTTCGGGCGCGATCGAGATGCGCACGGTTTCGCCCGACTGGCCAGGGAAGTCGGTGAACATCGCATCGACCAGATTGGGCACCAGATATTGCAGCCGGTTCGAAGTCGAAACGGCCTCTGCCTTGCCCTCAAACAGGCGTTCGCCCGACACGCGATTGTCGATCTTCATATCGATGCCGCTGGTATAGACGGTATAGCTGCGCACGTCGGGGCCGCCCGCGAAGAACGGATCGTACCAGCCATAGCCCCATGCCGACCGGTAATAGGGCCGGCGGCCATAGAAACCGCCGTACCACGGGCTGAAATAAGGATCGCGATAGAAACCGGCGCCGGTCGTCGTAACCTTCTCGCGGCCTGTATCGACGCCATAATCAAAGCTGACCAGCAGATCCGCCGTTTCGGGCGATGCCTGCGTATAGCCCAGCTGCGTCATTTCCTGCGCGACATAACCCGCATATTGCGAGAATTCGAGGCCGCCCTTCAATGCCGGATCGTCGGCGACGACGGCAAAGCTCATCCCCTGTGGCGCGGGCAATTGCGCCTGAAAGCGCGAGACATCGGCCTTGAACGGCGTGGAGCAGGCGGCGACGCCCGCGACCAGCAGCGGTGCGGCCAGCATTTTGGCCCAAAAGCCGAAACGGGCGGTCTGTCGCGGGGATGTCATCGACTTGCTCTCCAATTGCAGTCCACGGGCGCCGGTCCGCTGCCAATATCGCGCAGGACGCCGCAAATCTTGCACATCCTGTAGCGATTCGCCGGTGAACGAAAGTTGAATATCGACTTTCAAACGCCCGACAAGCGCCGTAGTTTCATGGCATTAGGCATGCATGGCCTAACGCAGCAGCCCCAGCGCTTTATACGCGCCCGCCAGCGTCGGTGCCGCCGCCTCGCGCGCCTTGGCCGCGCCGCGCGCCAGAATGGCGTCGATCTGCTCCACATCGCTCTTCAGCTCGTTGAAGCGGGCGGTCACGGGGCGCAGATGCTCGACCAGCAATTCGCCCAGCGCGGGCTTGAACTTGCCGAAACCCTCGCCGCCGAAATCGGCCAGCACACCCGCCACGCTCTTGTCGGTCAGCGTGGCATAGATGGCGACAAGGTTCAGCGCCTCGGGCCGGCCAGCCAGCCCCGCGGGCTCCGACGGCAGCGGTTCCGGATCGGTCTTGGCCTTCTTCACCTTTTTCATCACAGTGTCGGGATCGTCCGACAGGTTGATCCGGCTCATATCCGAAGGGTCCGACTTGCTCATCTTCGATGTGCCGTCGCGCAGCGACATGATCCGCGCCGCATCGGGCGGGATGATCGGTTCGGGCAGGGTGAACAGCGGTGCTTCTTCGGTGCAGAAGTCGTTGTTGAACTTTTGCGCAATGTCTCGCGCCAGTTCCAGATGCTGTTTCTGGTCCTCGCCCACCGGCACATGGGTCGTCTGGTACAGCAGCACATCGGCAGCCTGCAGCACCGGATAGGTGAACAGCGCGGCGCTCGCCCCCTCGCGGTTCTTGCCCGATTTGTCCTTGAACTGCGTCATGCGGTTCAGCCAGCCCATGCGCGCCGTGCCGTTCAACAGCCATTGCAGCTCTGCATGGGCGGGCACCTGCGCCTGGTTGAACAGCACCGATTTCTTGCTGTCGATCCCGCATGCCGTCAGCGCGGCGGCCATGGTGCGGGTGTTCGCCGTCAGCGCGGCGGGATCGTGCGGCATGGAAATCGCATGCAGATCGGCAAGAAAGAAAAAGCAGTCATGCCCGGCCGCCGCCGCCTCGTCCTGCATGCGCACCCAGTTGCGGATCGCGCCGAGGTAATTGCCGAGGTGAAGATTGCCGGTGGGCTGGATGCCCGAAACGATACGCATGAACACTGCCTTTTTGGGATTATTCCGATAGGTCGACGGGCTTGGCCGGTCGCTTGCGCCGTAGCTGCGCGATAAGGTCCTTGTCGAGTGCGCCGATGATCCACGCCACCGCGAAGAACACGAAAGCGCCCGCGCCGACCAGCGCGGCCAGCGACCAGACCCGTTCGATCACGCTGGCGCCATAGCGGTCCGCCATCAGTGGCACGATCAGCCACAGCACCGCGCCCATGGCGGCTGTGGCCACCAGCTGCCGCGCGATGCGGCCGCCGAGCTTGGCGGTGAAATGGAACCAGCCGCGCATCTGCAACACGGTATACAGTGTCAGCACGTTCAGCGTGGAGGTGATCGCCGTCGCCGCCGCCAGCCCGACGATGCCGTAACGTGGCACGACATAGAAATTGATCGCGATATTCACGGCCAGCGCGCCCGCCGCGATCCACACCGGCGTCTTGGTGTCCGACCGGCTGAAGAATGCAGGCTGGAACACTTTGACAAGTACATAGGACGGCAGACCCGCGACCAGTGCCATCACGATATTGCCCATGATAAGGCCATCGTTCGCCGTCATCTTGCCGCCGACGAAAAACGCCGTGGTGAAGGCAGGGGCGCAGATCGCCAGCGCCACGGCGGCGGGCAGGGTAAGAAGCGTCGCCATCTCGACCGCATTGGTCTGCAGTCGCTGCGCCTCGCGCGTGTCGCCGGTCTGGATATGGCGCGCCAGCATGGGGAGGATCGCCGTGCCCAGCGCAATGCCGACAATGCCCAGCGGCATCTGGTTCAGCCGGTCGGCCAGTTTCAGCAGCGTCAGCGAACCTTGCGGCAGGCTGGTGGCGAAGAACGTGTCGACGAACTGGCTGATCTGGTAAATGCCCGCGCCGAAGGTGGCAGGCAGGATCAGCATGCCCAGCCGCTTCACCTCGGGCGTGAAATGCGGGCGGGTGATTTTCAGCGTTACCCCCGCCTTGCGCACGGCCCAGATCATATAGGCCAGCTGCGCCACCCCCGCGGCAGGGACCGAAATGGCAAGCGCGGTAGCGATATCGGCATCGCTGCCGCCGTGATGCCCGATATAAAACCCCGCACCCAGACCGGTAATCAGCACGATATTGAGCAGCACCGGCACGAAAGCACCCGGCGCAAAGCGCGAGCGTGCGTTCAGCAGGCCCGACAGCATGGCCACCAGGCTGACCAGCGCGAGATAGGGAAAGGTCACGCGGCTGAGCATGACCGACAGCTCGAACTTGCCGGGCACCTCTTGATACTCGCGCGCGAGCAGCCACACGATTCCCGGCATCGCCAGCATGGCCAGCGCCGAAAAGCCCAGCAGCACCCAGACGAACACCGACAGCGTATCGTTCGCGAACCGGTTCGCCGCCGCCTCGCCCTCTTCGGAATGGAGGCGGTGCGAATACATCGGCACGAAGGCGACCGAGAAGGCCCCTTCGGCAAACAGCCGGCGGAAGGTGTTGGGCAGGATGAATGCCAGCTGGAACGCGTCCGCCGCTGCCCCCGCGCCCAGCACGCGGGCAAGCAGCATGTCGCGCGCAAAGCCGAACACGCGGCTCAGCGCGGTGAGCCCTCCGATCGTCCCGACATTGCGGACGAGGCTCATATATTAAGGCTTTTCCGGCTCGCGGTTCAGGCCTGACCGGCGAACGGCTGTTCGCCCGCCTGACGGCGCTGTTCCATCTGTTGCTGGTAAAGACCCGCGAAATCGATGGGGTCGAGCAGCAGCGGCGGATAGCCCGCATCGCGTACGGCATCGGCCACGACGCGGCGCAGGAAGGGGAACAGGATGCGCGGCGCTTCTGCGAACAGGAACGCATGGCCCTGCGCTTCGGGTACGTTGCGAATGCCGATCAGGCCGCAATAGGTCGCCTCGACGATATAGGCCGTGCCCTGCGCCGCCTTGGCCGTGCAGGTCACTTTCAGCGCGACTTCGTGCACTTCGCCGTCGATCTGGTTCGACTGGATGTTGAACTGCACGTCCAGCTGCGGCTGGTCGTTCCACTGATAGCTTTGCGGCGCGTTCGGATTTTCGACCGACAAGTCCTTCACATATTGCGAAATCAGCCCGATGGCGGGCTGGTTGTCGGTGCCGTTGCCTGCGTTGGTGCCAGCGTCCAGATCGGTCAGGATATTGCCTTCGTCGGCCATGATGTCTTTCGTTTTCCGATTGCGGTCGGCGCGCCCCTCGCGCGCCTGTGTCGGTTGCGGCGCGTAGCATCGCGCGGCGGCGCGGGCAACCGGCCTGCGCCGGAGGGCGCAAATTGGCGGCCAGCGCCGGAGGGCGTAAATCGGCGGCCAGCGTCGGAGGGCGCAAATTGGCAACACGCGCCAAGATGCGCAAATGCGCCCGTTTTGCGCCGGATCGGTCCGGTCACCGGTTGTTCACCCTGTTTGTATATTTGTGTTTGTTGCCTATTTAAGGCAGGTTCGCCTTTCATGCCGGCGATGGGGCCGGCCCAATGCTTAATTACGGATGGATCACTCGTGATCGTCGAAATCGTCATTCTCGCCATGATCGCCGCCTTTCTGGGCCTGCGTCTCTATTCCGTCCTCGGCCGCCGTGCCGAGCATGAGGAGGAGATGCTGGGCCGAATGCCGCATACGCCCGAGGCGCAGGCCCCTTCGCCGCGCTCGCAAGCGGCGGACGGCACCGGCGCGGCGGACGACCGGCAGCTTCCCGGACTGGAACGCGCGCTGGCGGGCATTCCGCTGGGCGCGCAGCGCGCGGTGCGCGAGATTGCGAATGCCGACCGCCGCTTCACGCCTGTCGCCTTTATCGAGGGCGCGAAGAGCGCGTACGCCATGATTCTGGAAGCCTTCTGGAAGGGTGACCGCGAGACTTTGAACGAGCTGTGCGACGATGATGTCTATGCCAGCTTCGTCGCCGCGATCGACGCGCGCGAAGCGGCCGGCGAATCGGTTGAAAATCGCCTGATCCGGATCGAGGAGGCGGAAATCGTTGGTGCCGATTTCGATCATCCGATGGCGCGCATCACCGTGCGTTTCGCATCCGACATTGCCGCACTGACCAAGGACAAGGACGGGAATATGATCGCGGGTTCGCTCGACGATGCGATCCAGTCGCGCGATGTCTGGACCTTCAGCCGCAAGGTGACCGCGATGCGTCCCGACTGGCTGCTCGACGAAACCGACGAAGGCTAAGCCCGCAGGGCTGGCGGGGGGACAGACCGTGCCGCGCAAACGGGCTGCGCCTGCTGCCGCTTTATTGCTTCCTGCCATGGCGCTGCTGGCCGCTTGCGCCGGTTCGCCGCCCGAACCCGTTCCCCCGCCCGCGCCCGACAGGGCCGCCGATGCTGCGCTGGACGCTGGCCCAGCGGTCAGCACCATGGCGCTGGAACCCGGCGATGCGGCGGCGGCGCTCGCTTCCTTTGTCGAAAGCTGCCCCAAGCTGCTTGTCCGCACCGATGCCAGCGGGCTGACACGCGCCGAAGACTGGCGCGCAGCCTGTGATGCCGCGCGCGTCTGGCCTGCCGCCACCGCGCGCGATTTCTTTGCAGGCTATTTCGAACCGGTGCGGGTCGCGCAGGGTGAGGGTTTTCTCACCGGCTATTTCGAACCGCAGATAGAGGGCGTGCGCGAAAAGGCGGCAGGCTATGACGTGCCCGTCTATGGCATGCCCGCCGATCTGGTGCGCCAGCCCGGATATACGGGCGAAGGGCGCGCGCCTTTGGGCCGCGTGACCGATGACGGGCGGTTCACATCCTATTACGAACGGTCCGAGATCGTCGCGGGCGCGCTGGATGGACGGGCGCCGGTGATCGGCTGGGCGAAAGACCCGATCGATTTCTTCTTCCTGCAGATTCAGGGCTCCGGCCAGTTGCGCGCACCCGATGGCAGCGTGATGCGCATCGGCTATGCCGGGCAGAACGGGCGCGAATATGTCGCCATCGGACGCGTGCTGCGCGAACGCGGCGTGTTCCAGCCGGGCGAGGCGACGATGCAGGGCATTGTCGACTGGTTGCGCGCCCATCCGGACGAAGCCGAAGAGGTGATGAGCACCAATAAAAGCTGGGTGTTCTTCCGCGAGCTGACCGGCGATGGCCCGCTGGGCGCGCTGGATGTGCCGGTTCGCCCCCATGCCAGCGTCGCCGCCGATCCGCGCTTCGTGCCGCTGGGCGCGCCGGTCGTGATCGATGCCGACCATGATGGCGATCGGTTTGGGGCGGACGGCATCTGGATCGCGCAGGATACGGGCGGCGCGATCAAGGGCGCAAACCGGCTGGACACGTTCTGGGGCGCGGGAGAGCGCGCGAAAGAGATCGCGGGCGGCATGTCGAGCGAGGCCGAAGTCACTTTGCTGCTGCCGCGCGGCACGCTGGCGCGGTTGGGTGCCGCGAGGCGATGAGGCGCCGCCAGCGCGAATTGGATGCAGAAGAGCGACGGGCATGGGCGCATCTGGCCGCTACCGTCACCCCCATGCCCGGCCGCAAACGGCCCGAAACGCCGAAGAAAGCGCCAGAGGAACCGCTGCCGCCGCCCAAACAGGCGCCCAAATCCGCATCGCGTTCGAAATCGCCCCGCCCGCAGCGCGCGGTGCCCCCGCCTCCTCCCCCACCGCGCGTTCCGGACGAAAGCGGTGGCGGGCTGGATCGCGGCTGGGACCGCAAGCTGGGGCGCGGCACGATCGACCCCGATTTCACCATGGACCTGCACGGGCTGGGGCTGGACGCGGCCTATCGCAGGCTGGAAGCGGGGATGACGCAGGCCATCGCGCAACAGGCCCGCGTGCTGCTGGTGGTGGCAGGCAAACCCCGTCCCGTCGATGCGGCGGACAGGGGCAGCAAGCGCGGCGCGATCCGCGCAAAACTGCTCGACTGGCTGGCGGCCGGTCGTCATGCCGGACAGATCGCCGCCATACGCAAGGCGCATCCCCGCCACGGCGGCGCGGGCGCGATCTATATCATTCTGAAACGCCAGCGATAACGGGCGGTCAGTCCATCCCCATGCTCCACGCATGGCCGAACTGGATGTAAAAGATCGCGCCATCCGGCCCGAACGCTACGTCCATCCCCGCATCCACGCCCAACTTGCGCGCAATGCGATAGCGGAAGCCCCCGCCGCCCGCGAATACCGCGCCCGAATCTTCGAAGAACTTCGACGATCCGGCATAGGCCGTGCCATAGCCCGCAAATCCGACGACCGACCAGCGCGGGAACAACTTGCGCGTCACCTCGACTTCCGAACTCCATGCCGTGCTGCCCTGATAGCGGCCCGCCTGCACCCCGCGCAGATCGACCGAAGGCGCGAAAAACGACGGGAAATCGCCGCGCGCGGCATCCAATTCGGTTTTGGCGCCCAATGTCCATTTTTCGGCGAGCGGATAGAATGCATAGACATCCGCGTCATAGATTTCGAAATTTCGGTCGCTGCCGAAACTGTCCGAATTGAACTTGCCCTCGACAAAGGCGTTGAACCCGCTGCGC
Coding sequences:
- a CDS encoding Tim44/TimA family putative adaptor protein — its product is MIVEIVILAMIAAFLGLRLYSVLGRRAEHEEEMLGRMPHTPEAQAPSPRSQAADGTGAADDRQLPGLERALAGIPLGAQRAVREIANADRRFTPVAFIEGAKSAYAMILEAFWKGDRETLNELCDDDVYASFVAAIDAREAAGESVENRLIRIEEAEIVGADFDHPMARITVRFASDIAALTKDKDGNMIAGSLDDAIQSRDVWTFSRKVTAMRPDWLLDETDEG
- a CDS encoding murein transglycosylase A, translating into MALLAACAGSPPEPVPPPAPDRAADAALDAGPAVSTMALEPGDAAAALASFVESCPKLLVRTDASGLTRAEDWRAACDAARVWPAATARDFFAGYFEPVRVAQGEGFLTGYFEPQIEGVREKAAGYDVPVYGMPADLVRQPGYTGEGRAPLGRVTDDGRFTSYYERSEIVAGALDGRAPVIGWAKDPIDFFFLQIQGSGQLRAPDGSVMRIGYAGQNGREYVAIGRVLRERGVFQPGEATMQGIVDWLRAHPDEAEEVMSTNKSWVFFRELTGDGPLGALDVPVRPHASVAADPRFVPLGAPVVIDADHDGDRFGADGIWIAQDTGGAIKGANRLDTFWGAGERAKEIAGGMSSEAEVTLLLPRGTLARLGAARR
- a CDS encoding Smr/MutS family protein, yielding MRRRQRELDAEERRAWAHLAATVTPMPGRKRPETPKKAPEEPLPPPKQAPKSASRSKSPRPQRAVPPPPPPPRVPDESGGGLDRGWDRKLGRGTIDPDFTMDLHGLGLDAAYRRLEAGMTQAIAQQARVLLVVAGKPRPVDAADRGSKRGAIRAKLLDWLAAGRHAGQIAAIRKAHPRHGGAGAIYIILKRQR
- the secB gene encoding protein-export chaperone SecB, translating into MADEGNILTDLDAGTNAGNGTDNQPAIGLISQYVKDLSVENPNAPQSYQWNDQPQLDVQFNIQSNQIDGEVHEVALKVTCTAKAAQGTAYIVEATYCGLIGIRNVPEAQGHAFLFAEAPRILFPFLRRVVADAVRDAGYPPLLLDPIDFAGLYQQQMEQRRQAGEQPFAGQA